Part of the Flavobacterium sp. MDT1-60 genome, CAACAATCTTCTTGGGAAAAAGGGTTAAAAGATCAAATTTCAGATTATAAAATCAATTCTAAAAAAGCAGAAAAAAATACCATCAACTGGTGGAATAATTTTTGGAACCGCAGTTTTATTTATACCCAAAAAACGAATACAGCCGAAAAAGATTCGGTTTATCAAATCGGAAAAAATTATCAGTTGTTCCGATACATGTTGGGATGTAACGCTTACGGAAAGTATCCAACAAAATTCAACGGTGGATTGTTTACGGTTGATCCGGTTTTTACCAATCCCGATTTAAATTTTACACCCGATTTCAGAAATTGGGGTGGAGGAACGATGACCGCACAAAATCAAAGACTAGTTTATTTTCCGATGTTAAAAAGCGGTGATTTTGACATGATGAAATCGCAATTGGATTATTATTTGAGTCTGCAGAAGAATGCCGAATTAAGAAGTAAAGTGTATTGGAACCATAACGGAGCCGCTTTTACAGAGCAATTGGAAAATTTTGGCTTGCCAAATCCGGCCGAATACGAATGGAAACGTCCTGCGGATTACGATCCGGGAATGGAATATAATGCATGGCTGGAATATGAATGGGACACCGTTTTTGAATTCTGCCAAATGATGCTGCAGCAAAAGGAGTTTGCAAAAGAAGACATTCAGAAATACAATTCATTCATCATAAGCTGCCTTCGTTTTTTTGATGAACATTATCAATATCTGGCCAAACAAAGAGGCAGAAAGGCTTTAGACGGAAACGGAAAATTGATTCTATTTCCGGGTTCAGGTGCCGAAACCTATAAAATGGCAAATAATTCTAACAGCACTATTGCCGGTTTGCAGGTGATTACAGAAAAGCTTTTAAACCTTTCTTCAACACAATTATCGAAAGAAGAATTGGAGTACTTAAAAGGTTTTCAAACCCGAATTCCGCCTTTGAATTTTGGTACAATCGAAAATCATAAAGTATTGGTTCCGGCAAAATCGTGGGAAAGAGTGAATAATTCTGAAGTACCACAATTGTATCCGGTTTTTCCTTGGGGAATTTACGGAGTAGGAAAACCTGATTTAGAAACGGCTTTAAATACCTGGAAGTACGATGCTGATGCTATTAAATTTAGAAGCTATATCGGTTGGAAACAAGATAATATTTTCGCTGCAAGATTAGGTTTAACCGAAGAAGCTGCAAAATACAATCTCTTAAAAATGAGTGATTCGGAAAGAAGATTTCCGGCATTTTGGGGACCGGGTTTTGACTGGGTTCCGGATCATAATTGGGGTGGTTCCGGAATGATTGGTATGCAGGAAATGTTGCTGCAGGAAGCCAATGGGAAAATCTATCTTTTTCCGGCCTGGCCAAAAGAATGGAATGTTCATTTTAAATTATACGCCTCTCAAAATACTATTATAGAAGCAGAGCTTCAAAACGGAATTACAAAAATTATTAAAGTGATTCCTCAGGAAAGAGAAAAAGACATTATAAATCTGTTAGGGATTTCAATAGAAGAAAAGAAAAAATTAGACTAACTAACTATTACCAATTACAATGATAAAGAAATTATTAAGTGCTGCTGTTTTGTCAATACTTTTGGCAACAAACGGACAGGCACAATCAGCTGGGAAAACAGCTGAAAAACAAATCGTTAAAGTCGATTTCGATTTTTCGGGACGAAGAGTTGAAGAAGTAGGTGATCCAAATTATAGTTCATGGCCAATAACGGAACAAACCGAAGCGGAGAAATCTTTTAATAATGTAAAATTCAAATTAAAAGGAAATTTTTCATCGAAATGGTTTAAAGTCGGAATGAGCGCGCCATTTTATAGCCGATTAACAAGTGATGGTTTATTTACGGATAAAAATCTGGAACTTACAATAAGCGGATTAAAATCTGGACAACACTCGTTGCTGACTTTTCATAACACTTTTGACAAGATTGAAGGAAAGTCATATGCTCCTGTAAAAATATATGTAAACAATAAATTGGTAGAAACGGTAGCGTCCAGCAATAGGGCAACTTCGACTATTGAGGCGGCAACCGCTTATATTGTATTTAATGCTCAGACCGGTAAAAATGTAGTGATCCGTTTTGAATTAGATTCGAAAGATCCCAATTTAATTCAGCAACTGGTCATTAACGGGTTTGAAATCGATACTCCAAATCTTAAAAAACAAGCACATACTCCAAAACCAGAAGATGCAGATGCGCATGTTGTTTTGGGAGATAAATTTATGTTGAACTGGCAAGCTTCAAAAGAGGCTGTTGCTCATAAGTTGTACTTCGGAACAGATAAAAAAGCAGTGACAGACGCTACGGATAAGTCACCGGAATTTAAAGGAAAACAAACAGACACTAAATTTGCTGTTGCTGATTTGTACAGTATGACAACCTATTACTGGCGTATTGACGAAGTCGATGTAAAAGGAAATACAACTTTAGGAACCGTTTGGTCATTCAAACCAGCACAATTGGCTTTTCCCGGAGCTGAAGGATACGGACGTTTTGCCGTAGGTGGAAGAGGAGGAAGAGTAGTTGAGGTTACGAATTTGGATGATAGTGGTCCGGGAAGTTTTCGCGCTGCGGTAAACGAAGGAACCGGTCCTAAAACTATTGTATTTAATGTTTCCGGAAATATAAAATTAACAGATCGCTTAGTGGTGAATAATCCGTATATTACAATTGCAGGACAAACTGCTCCGGGTGAAGGAATTACGATTAGTAAAGCGCCAGTTGGATTAACTGGAAACGATGGAATAATCCGATTTTTGAAAGTTAGAATTGGAAGCGGAAAGACGTATGACGGAATGGGACTTACAGGTGCCAATCATAGTATTATTGACCACTGTTCTATCAGCTGGACAATTGATGAATCTTTCAGTTCACGTAGTGCACACAACATTACTTTACAGCGTACTTTAATTTCTGAGGCATTGAATGTGGCAGGACATGATAAATATGAAGTTGGAAAAATGCACGGATTTGCCGCTACAATTGGTGGTGATGTGGGTAGTTTTCACCATAATTTATTGGCACATAACTATGGTAGAAACTGGAGTATTGGTGGAGGTTTAAATGGCGATGGATATTACACAGGAAGATTGGACATCAGAAATAATGTCGTTTACAACTGGGGACAAAGAACAACCGACGGAGGTGCAAATGAAGTAAATTTCGTAAATAATTACTATAAGCCAGGTGCTTCAACTAAATATTTCTTTGCTTTGAATGCACAGCATGAAGGCGTTGGAAAAGGAATGCAACGTTATTATTTTGATGGAAATATCATGCAGGGCCACTTCGATGAGAAAACTCAGGAAAAAGGAAGAACATCTACAATTTCGCATAATGAAATTGTGAAGTATGAAACTTTTGTTGATAAACCATTCTTTGAATCTTATGTAAAAACAGAAAGTGCGGTAGGTGCTTATAAAAATGTCCTTTCGGATGTTGGAGCAAGCGAACCGTTTTTTGACAAACATGATAACCGAATTATTGAGGAAACTTTAAAAGGTACTTTTACTTATAAAGGAAGCAAAAGCGGTTTAGGCGGAATGATCGATTCTGAAAAAGATTTGGGTGACTTAGGTGAATATGCTAGTGAAAAACGTGCTGCAGATTGGGACACCGATCATGACGGACTGCCAAATTGGTGGGAAACAGCAAAAGGATTAAATGAAAATTCGAAAGCAGGAGATTTTGCTGACACGAATTTAGATGCCGACAAAGATGGTTTCACACAATTGGACGAGTATTTAGACTGGATGGCGCAACCACACTTTTTCATTACTTCAGGTGAAACGAAAGAGTTTTCGGCAGCTGATTATTTTAAAGGATATGAAAAAACACCGGTTTATACTTTCTCAGATCTTAAAAATGGAAAAGTAGTTTTAAAAGGAAAAGACATTCAGTTTACGGCTATCGAAAAAGGATTTGCTTCTGTAATAATCACAGTTAAAGATGCCGATGGAGATACAATGAGTCGTATCATAAATTTCTTTGTAAAATAAAAAAATGGAACGCGGATGACGCGGATTTAAACGGATTGACGTTGATCTTAAATAATAATGTGATTAAATAAATCTGCTCAATCTGCCAAATCTGCGAGCTAATTATTTTCACGCAGATTTGGCAGATCGGGTAGATAAAAAATCCGCTTAAATCCGCGTCATCCGCGTTCCAAATCATCACAATACCAAATCAAATGAAAAAGAATATCATCATATCAACGTTTTTAATCTCAACTTCATTCTTTGCTCAAAATAAAGGGTTAGTGGCAAATTCAAACAGCCCCTATTCTAAATTGCAAAGTGTGAGTTTAGAAGATGTGAAATGGACAGCTGGTTTTTGGAAAGAGCAATTTGATGTTGAGACCAAAAGCACCTTGCCTTATATGTGGGATTTGTATCATAACGATTCGATTTCGCATGCCTATAAAAATTTTGAAATTGCTGCCGGAGAAAGTAAAGGAACTTTCAAAGGACCTTCGTTTCATGATGGTGATTTTTATAAAATTTTCGAAGGAATGGCGGCAACTTATGCTGTTACAAAAGACAAAAAATTAGATGCAGAAATGGATAAAGCCATTGTGCTGTTTGCAAAAGTACAGCGTAAAGACGGTTACATTCATACACCGGTTTTAATTGATGAACGTTGGGGAACTTTGGGACCTGAAGAAGTAAAAAAACAATTGGGTTTTGAAAAATACAATATGGGGCATTTGATGACTGCTGCTTGTATACATTATCGCGCTACAGGAAAAACAAATTTTCTGGATATTGCAAAAGGTGTAGCCGATTATCTATATGATTTTTACAAAAAAGCATCACCGGAATTGGCCCGAAATGCAATTTGTCCTTCACATTATATGGGAATTGTAGAGATGTATCGCACCACTAAAAATCCGAAATATCTTGAATTGGCGAATAATTTAATTGATATCAGAGGGACTACAAATGATGGAACCGATGATAATCAGGATAGAATTCCGTTTAGGCAACAAACCACAGCAATGGGCCACGCTGTAAGAGCGAATTATTTGTATGCAGGTGTTGCCGATTTATATGCAGAAACCGGAGAAAAGAAATTATTAGACAATCTGGAATCGATTTGGGATGATGTAACCTACCGCAAAATGTACATTACAGGAGCTTGCGGTGCTTTGTATGATGGCGTTTCTCCAGACGGAACTTCTTATAATCCAACCGATGTACAGAAAATCCATCAAGCTTACGGAAGACCTTTTCAATTGCCAAATGCAACGGCTCACACCGAGACCTGTGCGAATATTGGAAACGTTTTATGGAATTTTCGAATGCTGCAAATTACCGGCGATGCCAAATATGCCGATATTGTAGAGTTAGCACTTTATAATAGTGTTTTATCTGGAATGAGTTTAGAAGGAACAAAATTCTGCTATAATAATCCGTTGAATGTTTCTAAAGATTTACCTTTTAAGCAAAGATGGAGCAAACAACGTGAAGGATATATTGCTTTGTCAAATTGTTGTGCACCGAATGTAACACGTACTATCGCTGAGGTTAATAATTACGCCTACAGTATTTCAAAAGAGGGTCTATATGTTAATCTATACGGAAGCAACACTTTAAAAACTACCCTGCCAAACGGCGAGAAAATCGAAATTGAGCAACAGACCAATTATCCGTGGGATGGAAAAATTACATTGAAAATTGTAAAAGCTCCAAAAGAGGCACAATCATTTTTATTACGAATTCCGGGATGGAGTCAGGATGCTGTAATTTCAATTAATGGAAAAAAATTGGATGCTGAGGTAGCTTCAGGAAGTTATTCAAAAGTAAATCAGAAATGGAAAAAAGGTGATGTTATTGAATTAAATATTCCAATGCCTGTTGAATTGATGCAGGCAAATCCGTTGGTAGAAGAAGTTAAAAATCAGGTTGCAGTAAAAAGAGGACCGATTGTTTATTGTTTAGAATCGGATCAGCTTCCTGCAAATACTAATATTAATGAAGTTGTTTTGAATGCAAATTCGGTATTTACAACCAATTTTATTGAAATAAATAATAGACAATTACTAACTATAAATGCAACTTCTTTAATTGATCAGGATAGTTCGTGGGATAAAAAGCTTTATCAGCCGGTGTCTGCTAAGAAAAGTAAGGAGTATAACTTAAAATTAATCCCCTATTTTGCCTGGGGAAACCATGGTGCAGCAGAAATGACGGTGTGGATGTCACATTGATTTTGCTTTTAAGCCCCGGTCTAATATTATTTTGTAGGATTTCACTTTGATTGATCAGAAAAAATGTTAATTTTTTATTCGAATTTAACAGGTATCCAAAAAAAATATTCAATTTTATTCTGTAAGTTTTTTATTCGGATAAAGGCAGTTTTTTAATTTTTACAAGAATTATATTTGTAAAAACAAACGCTAATTACTTCAATAACAGCTCTAAATAA contains:
- a CDS encoding DUF5703 domain-containing protein, giving the protein MKNTIILFFLFTTLFIKAQTPVLENYNPVWNTQSTNSSESMPLGGGDIGLNVWVEKGDLYFYFSRSGTFDEHNTLLKLGRVKVTLIPNPFKDNEGFRQELVLKDGYISIAQNNTKIKLWVDVFKPVIHLDLESKTDLKMTASYETWRHFNRTSKGKENNANSYKWAPQGEIFTFKDSVSVENNGIQFYHRNRAQTVFDVAVKQQKMESVKDQMLNPLANLTFGGFMMGINLKSDGTYSGKYQDTDFKGYSLSSIKPSKKQELQIHLYTNQSSQQSSWEKGLKDQISDYKINSKKAEKNTINWWNNFWNRSFIYTQKTNTAEKDSVYQIGKNYQLFRYMLGCNAYGKYPTKFNGGLFTVDPVFTNPDLNFTPDFRNWGGGTMTAQNQRLVYFPMLKSGDFDMMKSQLDYYLSLQKNAELRSKVYWNHNGAAFTEQLENFGLPNPAEYEWKRPADYDPGMEYNAWLEYEWDTVFEFCQMMLQQKEFAKEDIQKYNSFIISCLRFFDEHYQYLAKQRGRKALDGNGKLILFPGSGAETYKMANNSNSTIAGLQVITEKLLNLSSTQLSKEELEYLKGFQTRIPPLNFGTIENHKVLVPAKSWERVNNSEVPQLYPVFPWGIYGVGKPDLETALNTWKYDADAIKFRSYIGWKQDNIFAARLGLTEEAAKYNLLKMSDSERRFPAFWGPGFDWVPDHNWGGSGMIGMQEMLLQEANGKIYLFPAWPKEWNVHFKLYASQNTIIEAELQNGITKIIKVIPQEREKDIINLLGISIEEKKKLD
- a CDS encoding polysaccharide lyase family 1 protein gives rise to the protein MIKKLLSAAVLSILLATNGQAQSAGKTAEKQIVKVDFDFSGRRVEEVGDPNYSSWPITEQTEAEKSFNNVKFKLKGNFSSKWFKVGMSAPFYSRLTSDGLFTDKNLELTISGLKSGQHSLLTFHNTFDKIEGKSYAPVKIYVNNKLVETVASSNRATSTIEAATAYIVFNAQTGKNVVIRFELDSKDPNLIQQLVINGFEIDTPNLKKQAHTPKPEDADAHVVLGDKFMLNWQASKEAVAHKLYFGTDKKAVTDATDKSPEFKGKQTDTKFAVADLYSMTTYYWRIDEVDVKGNTTLGTVWSFKPAQLAFPGAEGYGRFAVGGRGGRVVEVTNLDDSGPGSFRAAVNEGTGPKTIVFNVSGNIKLTDRLVVNNPYITIAGQTAPGEGITISKAPVGLTGNDGIIRFLKVRIGSGKTYDGMGLTGANHSIIDHCSISWTIDESFSSRSAHNITLQRTLISEALNVAGHDKYEVGKMHGFAATIGGDVGSFHHNLLAHNYGRNWSIGGGLNGDGYYTGRLDIRNNVVYNWGQRTTDGGANEVNFVNNYYKPGASTKYFFALNAQHEGVGKGMQRYYFDGNIMQGHFDEKTQEKGRTSTISHNEIVKYETFVDKPFFESYVKTESAVGAYKNVLSDVGASEPFFDKHDNRIIEETLKGTFTYKGSKSGLGGMIDSEKDLGDLGEYASEKRAADWDTDHDGLPNWWETAKGLNENSKAGDFADTNLDADKDGFTQLDEYLDWMAQPHFFITSGETKEFSAADYFKGYEKTPVYTFSDLKNGKVVLKGKDIQFTAIEKGFASVIITVKDADGDTMSRIINFFVK
- a CDS encoding glycoside hydrolase family 127 protein; the protein is MKKNIIISTFLISTSFFAQNKGLVANSNSPYSKLQSVSLEDVKWTAGFWKEQFDVETKSTLPYMWDLYHNDSISHAYKNFEIAAGESKGTFKGPSFHDGDFYKIFEGMAATYAVTKDKKLDAEMDKAIVLFAKVQRKDGYIHTPVLIDERWGTLGPEEVKKQLGFEKYNMGHLMTAACIHYRATGKTNFLDIAKGVADYLYDFYKKASPELARNAICPSHYMGIVEMYRTTKNPKYLELANNLIDIRGTTNDGTDDNQDRIPFRQQTTAMGHAVRANYLYAGVADLYAETGEKKLLDNLESIWDDVTYRKMYITGACGALYDGVSPDGTSYNPTDVQKIHQAYGRPFQLPNATAHTETCANIGNVLWNFRMLQITGDAKYADIVELALYNSVLSGMSLEGTKFCYNNPLNVSKDLPFKQRWSKQREGYIALSNCCAPNVTRTIAEVNNYAYSISKEGLYVNLYGSNTLKTTLPNGEKIEIEQQTNYPWDGKITLKIVKAPKEAQSFLLRIPGWSQDAVISINGKKLDAEVASGSYSKVNQKWKKGDVIELNIPMPVELMQANPLVEEVKNQVAVKRGPIVYCLESDQLPANTNINEVVLNANSVFTTNFIEINNRQLLTINATSLIDQDSSWDKKLYQPVSAKKSKEYNLKLIPYFAWGNHGAAEMTVWMSH